The following are encoded in a window of Pongo abelii isolate AG06213 chromosome 16, NHGRI_mPonAbe1-v2.0_pri, whole genome shotgun sequence genomic DNA:
- the EIF3J gene encoding eukaryotic translation initiation factor 3 subunit J — MAAAAAAAAGDSDSWDADAFSVEDPVRKVGGGGTAGGDRWEGEDEDEDVKDNWDDDDDEKKEEAEVKPEVKISEKKKIAEKIKEKERQQKKRQEEIKKRLEEPEEPKVLTPEEQLADKLRLKKLQEESDLELAKETFGVNNTVYGIDAMNPSSRDDFTEFGKLLKDKITQYEKSLYYASFLEVLVRDVCISLEIDDLKKITNSLTVLCSEKQKQEKQSKAKKKKKGVVPGGGLKATMKDDLADYGGYDGGYVQDYEDFM, encoded by the exons atggcggcggcggcggcggcggcggcgggggacTCGGACTCCTGGG ACGCCGACGCGTTCTCCGTGGAAGACCCAGTGCGGAAGGTGGGGGGCGGCGGCACTGCCGGCGGGGACCGCTGGGAAGGCGAGGACGAGGACGAGGACGTCAAG GATAACTgggatgacgatgatgatgaaaaaaaagaggaagcagaAGTAAAACCAG aggtaaaaatttcagaaaagaaaaaaatagcagagaagataaaagagaaagaacggcaacagaagaaaaggcaagaagaaattaaaaagagg TTAGAAGAACCTGAAGAACCTAAAGTGCTAACACCAGAAGAACAATTAGCAGATAAACTTCGGCTAAAGAAATTACAGGAAGAGTCAGACCTCGAATTAGCAAAGGAAACTTTTG GTGTTAATAATACAGTTTATGGAATAGATGCTATGAACCCATCTTCAAGAGATGACTTTACAGAGTTTGGAAAGTtactaaaagataaaattacaCAATATGAAAAGTCACTATATTATGCCAGTTTTTTGGAAGTCTTAGTTCGAGATGTGTGTATTTCAT tggaaattGATGACTTGAAAAAAATTACCAATTCACTGACTGTGCTTTGCAGTGAAAAACAGAAGCAAGAAAAG CAAAGCAAagccaaaaagaagaagaaaggtgtGGTTCCTGGAGGGGGATTAAAAGCCACCATGAAAGATGATCTGGCAGATTATGGTGGTTATGATGGAGGATATGTACAAGACTATGAAGACTTCATGtga